One window from the genome of Spiractinospora alimapuensis encodes:
- a CDS encoding potassium channel family protein: MPRRNKEKDDKRALVIGLGRFGGSLARELVNDGWEVMGVDTNARRVQAQSDILTQSVVADTTDDETLRQIGAPDFSRAVVAIGSHLEESILTTSLLVDLGVSHIWAKATSRRHARILHQIGAHHVVLPEHDMGERVAHLVSGRMLDFVEIDEDFALGSTEAPQFIVGHKLGETGLRGKYRITIVSIKRRGGAFTYATAETVPKQGDIVIAAGSIRDVERFASLEK, translated from the coding sequence GTGCCCCGCAGGAACAAGGAAAAGGACGACAAGCGCGCGCTCGTGATCGGGCTCGGGCGGTTTGGCGGCTCGTTGGCCCGGGAGCTCGTCAACGACGGGTGGGAGGTGATGGGGGTCGACACCAACGCCCGCCGGGTCCAGGCGCAGAGCGACATCCTGACCCAGAGCGTCGTCGCCGACACCACCGACGACGAGACGCTGCGCCAGATCGGTGCCCCCGACTTCAGCCGAGCCGTGGTCGCCATCGGCTCACATCTGGAGGAGAGCATCCTGACCACCTCCCTGCTCGTGGACCTCGGGGTCAGCCACATCTGGGCCAAGGCCACCAGCCGCCGGCACGCCCGCATCCTGCACCAGATCGGCGCCCACCATGTGGTGCTGCCCGAGCACGACATGGGTGAGCGGGTGGCGCACCTGGTGTCGGGAAGGATGCTGGACTTCGTGGAGATCGACGAGGACTTCGCGCTCGGCAGCACGGAGGCCCCGCAGTTCATCGTCGGCCACAAGCTCGGCGAGACGGGGTTGCGCGGCAAGTACCGGATCACCATCGTCAGCATCAAGCGGCGCGGGGGCGCCTTCACCTACGCGACCGCCGAGACGGTCCCCAAACAGGGCGACATCGTGATCGCCGCGGGAAGCATCCGCGACGTCGAACGCTTCGCCAGCCTGGAGAAATGA
- a CDS encoding TrkH family potassium uptake protein, translating to MRTLGSLRDRFLAWGHRLRRPGLGGTGDINRHRFMRPALAVVVGFAGVIVVSALVLMLPVMNADGESTSFVSALFTATSAVCVVGLAVLDTGTHWSLPGQIFLVFLMQIGGLGIMTLTALLALLVIGRFGLRARLRFQQETRAFNVSDSMPRIVLRILKMSLFFEVLIALPMCVRLWLSYDKSFGEGLWIGVFHAVASFNNAGLSLFRDSLTRYNDDPWILVPAMLGIIIGGIGVPVLLELRRRLVHQRLWSLHTKLTVYTTVFLLVGGIGAITTMEWTNPATLGPMQWPQKLLVGAFHGVTPRSGGLNAIDTGAMNDSSVFATMMLMFVGGGSGGTAGGIKVTTFAVLWIVVWTEMRGHPNPHAAGRRLTPDVVRQSLALTFLSMTLVCGTVIALLAVTPFTLQEVMFEAISAGGVVGLSLGITGDLPPVAQAILVPVMFAGRLGPITVASALALRYRTRRYELPEGRPVIG from the coding sequence ATGAGGACTCTGGGTTCCCTCCGGGATCGATTCCTCGCCTGGGGCCATCGTCTTCGTCGCCCCGGTCTCGGCGGCACCGGCGATATCAACCGGCACCGCTTCATGCGTCCCGCCCTGGCCGTCGTGGTGGGGTTCGCGGGCGTGATCGTCGTCAGCGCGCTGGTGCTGATGCTGCCGGTGATGAACGCGGACGGCGAATCGACTTCCTTCGTGTCCGCGCTGTTCACGGCGACGTCGGCCGTGTGCGTCGTGGGGCTGGCCGTCCTGGACACCGGGACCCACTGGTCGTTGCCCGGCCAGATCTTCCTGGTCTTCCTGATGCAGATCGGCGGCCTGGGCATCATGACGCTGACAGCGCTCCTCGCGCTGTTGGTCATCGGCCGCTTCGGTCTCCGGGCGCGCCTGCGCTTCCAACAGGAGACCCGCGCGTTCAACGTAAGCGACTCGATGCCCAGGATCGTGCTCCGCATCCTGAAGATGAGCCTCTTCTTCGAGGTCCTGATCGCGCTGCCTATGTGCGTACGCCTGTGGCTCTCCTACGACAAGTCGTTCGGCGAGGGCCTGTGGATCGGGGTCTTCCACGCCGTGGCGTCCTTCAACAACGCGGGACTTTCGCTCTTCCGAGACAGTCTCACCCGGTACAACGACGACCCCTGGATCCTCGTCCCGGCCATGCTCGGCATCATCATCGGTGGGATCGGTGTACCGGTGCTGCTGGAGCTGCGTCGGCGCCTCGTCCACCAGCGGCTGTGGAGCCTGCACACCAAACTGACCGTGTACACCACGGTCTTCCTGCTGGTGGGAGGCATCGGGGCGATCACGACCATGGAGTGGACCAACCCCGCGACGCTGGGCCCGATGCAGTGGCCGCAGAAACTCCTGGTCGGAGCCTTCCACGGGGTCACCCCGCGCAGTGGTGGGCTGAACGCCATCGACACCGGTGCGATGAACGACTCTTCGGTGTTCGCCACGATGATGCTCATGTTCGTCGGTGGTGGCAGCGGCGGCACGGCGGGTGGCATCAAGGTGACCACCTTCGCCGTGCTGTGGATCGTGGTGTGGACCGAGATGCGTGGCCACCCGAACCCGCACGCGGCCGGTCGTCGCCTCACCCCCGACGTGGTTCGGCAGTCGCTGGCACTGACCTTTCTCTCGATGACCCTGGTGTGCGGCACGGTGATCGCCCTGCTCGCCGTCACCCCGTTCACCCTGCAGGAGGTGATGTTCGAGGCGATCTCCGCCGGTGGGGTCGTGGGACTCTCCTTGGGGATCACCGGCGACCTACCTCCTGTGGCCCAGGCGATCCTGGTTCCGGTCATGTTCGCCGGTCGCCTCGGGCCGATCACCGTCGCTTCCGCACTCGCGTTGCGGTACCGCACCCGCCGCTACGAGCTGCCCGAGGGCCGCCCCGTCATCGGCTGA
- a CDS encoding cation diffusion facilitator family transporter: MSSGHDHGERTAAHEHRGRLAIVLGLMLFIAVVQVIGSGFSSSLALLADAGHSLADSAGVALALFAVWLGSRPFSTKRTFGLQRAEILAAAANALILFALCAFVVYEAVKRVMSPEPVTGPIMVAVATFGLVGNLIGMMLLRKGKDKSLNLRGAYLEVFSDMLTSLGVIIAAVVIWTTGWHQADSVASLLIAAIIVPRAWRLLSEAVHVLLEATPRNVDLEVVRDHMLSQPGVVDIHDLHAWTITSGVPVMSAHVVVREEVLADCGKILDDLHACLSGHFDMAHSTLQIEPEGHVDHEGARHT, translated from the coding sequence GTGTCCAGCGGTCACGACCATGGAGAACGCACCGCGGCGCATGAGCATCGTGGACGGTTGGCGATCGTCCTCGGCCTCATGCTGTTCATCGCTGTCGTGCAGGTCATCGGAAGCGGGTTCTCCAGCAGCCTCGCCCTGCTGGCCGACGCCGGCCACAGCCTGGCCGACTCGGCGGGGGTCGCGCTCGCCCTCTTCGCCGTCTGGCTGGGCAGTCGCCCGTTCTCGACGAAGCGCACCTTCGGTCTACAGCGGGCGGAGATCCTCGCGGCGGCGGCCAACGCGTTGATCCTCTTCGCCCTGTGTGCCTTCGTGGTGTACGAGGCGGTCAAGCGGGTCATGTCGCCGGAACCGGTCACCGGACCGATCATGGTCGCGGTCGCGACCTTCGGCCTGGTGGGCAACCTCATCGGCATGATGCTGCTCCGCAAGGGCAAGGACAAGAGCCTGAACCTCCGGGGCGCCTACCTCGAGGTGTTCAGCGACATGCTCACCTCCCTCGGCGTGATCATCGCCGCCGTCGTCATCTGGACCACCGGCTGGCACCAAGCCGACTCCGTCGCCTCCCTCCTCATCGCCGCGATCATCGTCCCCCGTGCGTGGCGCCTCCTCAGCGAAGCAGTCCACGTCCTGCTCGAGGCCACCCCCCGCAACGTGGACCTGGAGGTCGTGCGCGACCACATGCTGTCCCAGCCTGGAGTAGTCGACATCCACGACCTGCACGCGTGGACCATCACTTCCGGCGTCCCCGTCATGTCGGCCCACGTCGTGGTCCGCGAGGAGGTACTGGCGGACTGCGGCAAGATCCTGGACGACCTCCACGCGTGCCTGTCCGGTCACTTCGACATGGCGCACTCCACACTGCAGATCGAACCGGAGGGACACGTCGACCACGAAGGGGCCAGACACACCTGA
- the cmtR gene encoding Cd(II)/Pb(II)-sensing metalloregulatory transcriptional regulator CmtR: MLTTEQRLAAIQRLGRALGDPTRCRLLLALLDGPSYPGRLAEQLGLTRQNVSNHLSCLRDCGVVATEPQGRQVSYRLVDDRLAHALEDLLSVVWGDSVPHPGPHRQENAVADAAS, encoded by the coding sequence ATGTTGACAACCGAGCAGCGTCTCGCCGCCATCCAGCGCCTCGGTCGGGCGTTGGGGGACCCCACCCGGTGTCGCCTTCTACTCGCGTTGCTCGATGGGCCCAGTTACCCTGGACGGCTCGCCGAGCAGTTGGGTCTCACCAGGCAGAACGTCTCGAACCACCTGTCCTGCCTGCGTGACTGTGGAGTCGTGGCGACCGAACCGCAGGGCCGCCAGGTCAGCTACCGCCTGGTCGACGACCGACTCGCCCACGCGCTGGAGGACCTGTTGTCCGTGGTGTGGGGCGACTCCGTCCCTCACCCCGGTCCGCACCGGCAGGAGAACGCGGTGGCCGACGCCGCCTCCTAG
- a CDS encoding ATP-binding protein encodes MRDRQTPPSPQTVETDNDDDPRPDTRHRSRRRFPGLPSQVKHARRFVARCLGDLPEADTAILLTSEVVTNAVVHSDSGAPGGKFDIAVIVGDGHVRVEVGDSGSSSVPVPQERDAFDIADHGRGLDLVEALSARWGTADRDYGRMVWFELRTQVSGSRGEGPAGSSTT; translated from the coding sequence ATGCGTGATCGCCAGACACCACCGTCCCCCCAGACGGTCGAGACCGACAACGACGACGATCCGCGGCCGGATACCCGGCATCGGAGCCGTCGTCGATTTCCCGGACTGCCGAGCCAGGTGAAACACGCGCGGCGGTTCGTCGCACGGTGCCTGGGTGACCTCCCAGAGGCGGACACCGCCATCCTGCTCACCAGCGAGGTCGTCACCAACGCGGTCGTTCACTCCGATTCCGGAGCACCGGGCGGCAAGTTCGACATCGCGGTGATCGTCGGTGACGGCCACGTGCGCGTGGAGGTCGGCGACTCCGGGAGCAGCAGCGTCCCCGTACCGCAGGAGCGCGACGCCTTCGACATCGCGGACCACGGGCGTGGCCTGGACCTGGTGGAGGCCCTGTCCGCCCGGTGGGGCACCGCCGATCGGGACTACGGCCGGATGGTGTGGTTCGAACTCCGTACACAGGTGTCCGGCTCGCGCGGCGAGGGCCCGGCGGGTTCCTCCACGACGTGA